From Pan paniscus chromosome 6, NHGRI_mPanPan1-v2.0_pri, whole genome shotgun sequence, one genomic window encodes:
- the LOC103785234 gene encoding hyaluronan synthase 2-like, which translates to MHCERFLCILRIIGTTLFGVSLLLGITAAYIVGYQFIQMDNYYFSFGLYGAFLASHLIIQSLFAFLEHQKMKKSLETPIKLNKTVALCIAAYQEDPDYLRKCLQSVKRLTYPGIKVVMVIDGNSEDDLYMMDIFSEVMGRDKSATYIWKNNFHEKGPGETDESHKESSQHVTQLVLSNKSICIMQKWGGKREVMYTAFRALGRSVDYVQVCDSDTMLDPASSVEMVKVLEEDPMVGGVGGDVQILNKYDSWISFLSSVRYWMAFNIERACQSYFGCVQCISGPLGMYRNSLLHEFVEDWYNQEFMGNQCSFGDDRHLTNRVLSLGYATKYTARSKCLTETPIEYLRWLNQQTRWSKSYFREWLYNAMWFHKHHLWMTYEAIITGFFPFFLIATVIQLLYRGKIWNILLFLLTVQLVGLIKSSFASCLRGNIVMVFMSLYSVLYMSSLLPAKMFAIATINKAGWGTSGRKTIVVNFIGLIPVSVWFTILLGGVIFTIYKESKRPFSESKQTVLIVGTLLYACYWVMLLTLYVVLINKCGRRKKGQQYDMVLDV; encoded by the coding sequence ATGCATTGTGAGAGGTTTCTATGTATCCTGAGAATAATTGGAACCACACTCTTTGGAGTCTCTCTCCTCCTTGGAATCACAGCTGCTTATATTGTTGGCTACCAGTTTATCCAAATGGATAATTACTATTTCTCTTTTGGACTGTATGGTGCCTTTTTGGCATCACACCTCATCATCCAAAGCCTGTTTGCCTTTTTGGagcaccaaaaaatgaaaaaatccctAGAAACCCCCATAAAGTTGAACAAAACAGTTGCCCTTTGCATCGCTGCCTATCAAGAAGATCCAGACTACTTAAGGAAATGTTTGCAATCTGTGAAAAGGCTAACCTACCCTGGGATTAAAGTTGTCATGGTCATAGATGGGAACTCAGAAGATGACCTTTACATGATGGACATCTTCAGTGAAGTCATGGGCAGAGACAAATCAGCCACTTATATCTGGAAGAACAACTTCCACGAAAAGGGTCCCGGTGAGACAGATGAGTCACATAAAGAAAGCTCGCAACACGTAACGCAATTGGTCTTGTCCAACAAAAGTATCTGCATCATGCAAAAATGGGGTGGAAAAAGAGAAGTCATGTACACAGCCTTCAGAGCACTGGGACGAAGTGTGGATTATGTACAGGTTTGTGACTCAGACACTATGCTTGACCCAGCCTCATCTGTGGAGATGGTAAAAGTTTTAGAAGAAGATCCCATGGTTGGAGGTGTTGGGGGAGATGTCCAGATTTTAAACAAGTACGATTCCTGGATCTCATTCCTCAGCAGTGTAAGATATTGGATGGCTTTTAATATAGAAAGGGCCTGTCAGTCTTATTTTGGGTGTGTTCAGTGCATTAGTGGACCTCTGGGAATGTACAGAAACTCCTTGTTGCATGAGTTTGTGGAAGATTGGTACAATCAAGAATTTATGGGCAACCAATGTAGCTTTGGTGATGACAGGCATCTCACGAACCGGGTGCTGAGTCTGGGCTATGCAACAAAATACACAGCTCGATCTAAGTGCCTTACTGAAACACCTATAGAATATCTCAGATGGCTAAACCAGCAGACCCGTTGGAGCAAGTCCTACTTCCGAGAATGGCTGTACAATGCAATGTGGTTTCACAAACATCACTTGTGGATGACCTACGAAGCGATTATCACtggattctttcctttctttctcattgCCACAGTAATCCAGCTCCTCTACCGGGGTAAAATTTGGAACATTCTCCTCTTCTTGTTAACTGTCCAGCTAGTAGGTCTCATAAAATCATCTTTTGCCAGCTGCCTTAGAGGAAATATCGTCATGGTCTTCATGTCTCTCTACTCAGTGTTATACATGTCAAGTTTACTTCCCGCCAAGATGTTTGCAATTGCAACAATAAACAAAGCTGGGTGGGGCACATCAGGAAGGAAAACCATTGTTGTTAATTTCATAGGACTCATTCCAGTATCAGTTTGGTTTACAATTCTCCTGGGTGGTGTGATTTTCACCATTTATAAGGAGTCTAAAAGGCCATTTTCAGAATCCAAACAGACAGTTCTAATTGTTGGAACGTTGCTCTATGCATGCTATTGGGTCATGCTTTTGACGCTGTATGTAGTTCTCATCAATAAGTGTGGCAGGCGGAAGAAGGGACAACAATATGACATGGTGCTTGATGTATGA